In the genome of Marispirochaeta sp., one region contains:
- a CDS encoding cation:proton antiporter: MQTLVSSLIEFRDLMSNHALFTLGMLLVVGYFIGKLASRFHLPEITGFIIAGLLMGETVSGVVPHHMGENLKIVTEVALGLIALTIGGEFYWVKLKRVGKEVVIITVVQLLASFTVVVFGMSLLGVDLPYALMLGAIASATAPAATVAIVQSLRATGLFVDYLYGVVALDDAGAVILFGVSFAMASGLLGVSGADHGAMIVVLHALSEVVFSLVAGAVAGFLIHRFTRKKSSKEIMIVTLGVVFLATAVAVIFELSPLLTNMAAGAVIINLSPSNHRIFRILEPLTPPIYALFFVIAGTELQPAILLQTQILVLGGGYILFRAIGKYSGVYFGSLIGKVRGTIRTYLGFCMLPQAGVAIGLVLMIQASSLVTYLSPEQVTIVDTMVNIILLSVFINELIGPPISKFALIRGNEMEA, encoded by the coding sequence ATGCAGACACTTGTTTCTTCGTTGATTGAATTCCGCGATTTAATGAGTAACCACGCCCTGTTTACCCTGGGAATGCTCCTGGTGGTGGGTTATTTTATCGGAAAACTGGCGTCCCGGTTCCACTTGCCGGAAATAACCGGTTTTATCATTGCCGGTCTTCTTATGGGGGAGACCGTCAGCGGCGTTGTTCCCCATCATATGGGAGAAAACCTCAAGATAGTTACCGAGGTCGCTCTGGGGCTCATCGCCTTAACAATTGGTGGCGAGTTTTACTGGGTCAAGCTTAAGCGGGTGGGCAAGGAGGTGGTTATTATCACCGTTGTTCAGCTCCTTGCCTCCTTTACTGTCGTGGTATTTGGTATGAGTCTTCTCGGGGTTGATTTGCCCTACGCCTTGATGCTGGGAGCCATTGCCTCGGCTACCGCCCCTGCAGCAACGGTTGCGATTGTTCAGTCTTTACGGGCAACGGGACTGTTTGTTGACTATCTGTATGGCGTAGTAGCCCTCGACGATGCCGGTGCGGTCATCCTTTTCGGGGTGAGTTTTGCCATGGCCTCCGGGCTTCTTGGTGTTTCCGGTGCAGACCACGGGGCAATGATTGTAGTCCTTCATGCTCTGAGCGAGGTTGTTTTCTCCCTTGTCGCAGGGGCTGTGGCGGGCTTTCTGATTCACCGGTTTACCCGGAAAAAGAGCAGCAAGGAAATCATGATTGTCACCCTGGGCGTTGTTTTTCTGGCGACCGCCGTGGCTGTCATATTTGAGCTTTCTCCTCTCCTGACGAATATGGCCGCCGGAGCGGTTATTATCAATCTTTCTCCCTCCAATCACAGAATATTCAGGATCCTGGAACCCCTTACACCGCCCATATATGCCCTGTTTTTTGTTATTGCCGGTACGGAGCTTCAACCGGCTATTCTGTTACAGACGCAAATCCTTGTGCTGGGCGGGGGGTATATACTGTTCCGGGCAATTGGAAAATATTCCGGTGTCTATTTCGGAAGCCTGATCGGAAAGGTCCGCGGCACAATTCGTACCTATCTGGGGTTCTGCATGCTGCCCCAGGCGGGCGTTGCCATAGGCCTTGTTCTTATGATCCAGGCCTCTTCGCTTGTTACGTACCTGTCACCGGAGCAGGTGACCATCGTGGATACCATGGTTAATATTATTCTGCTTTCCGTATTTATTAATGAGCTTATCGGCCCGCCGATCTCAAAATTCGCCCTTATCCGGGGTAACGAAATGGAGGCCTGA
- a CDS encoding ABC transporter ATP-binding protein produces the protein MLTLENLSFAYTREGLFRDLDLVLEPGMIYGLLGKNGAGKTSLLRLISGQLFPSGGNLEVLGFDPRLRQPGMLRDIYFLPEEFPVPRLTGTRYLALNSPFYPRFDRERFLELCDGFQIDPAWSLSQVSLGQKKKFLLAFGLASGVRLLILDEPTNGLDIPSKRQFRRLAASSLGEDQTILISTHQVRDMENLIDPVVILDSGHILFTGTIDSIARKFRMSLETSEPLPSDAFYFEKVPGGYSVVRMNHEGDESHVDLEVFFNMVIERGEDVAGILQSGREDRV, from the coding sequence ATGCTTACACTAGAAAACCTTTCTTTTGCTTACACCCGGGAAGGGCTCTTCCGGGACCTTGATCTTGTGCTTGAACCGGGAATGATTTACGGACTTCTGGGTAAAAACGGCGCGGGAAAAACCTCCCTTTTGCGTCTGATTTCCGGGCAGCTCTTCCCGTCAGGTGGCAACCTGGAGGTTCTCGGGTTTGACCCCCGTCTGCGGCAGCCCGGAATGCTGCGGGACATCTATTTTCTCCCTGAGGAGTTTCCGGTGCCCCGGCTGACCGGAACCCGGTACCTGGCACTGAACTCGCCGTTCTATCCGCGCTTTGACAGGGAACGTTTTCTCGAACTCTGTGATGGCTTCCAGATTGATCCGGCGTGGTCTCTGTCTCAGGTTTCCCTGGGACAGAAAAAGAAGTTCCTGCTGGCCTTCGGCCTTGCCTCCGGGGTACGCCTTCTAATTCTGGATGAACCGACCAATGGTCTTGATATTCCCTCCAAACGGCAGTTCCGTCGCCTGGCGGCATCCTCCCTGGGGGAGGACCAGACAATCCTGATTTCCACCCACCAGGTCCGTGACATGGAGAACCTGATTGATCCCGTGGTTATCCTTGATTCGGGACATATCCTCTTTACGGGGACCATCGATTCCATCGCAAGAAAATTCCGCATGAGTCTGGAGACCTCCGAACCTCTGCCCTCGGACGCTTTCTATTTTGAAAAAGTCCCCGGAGGATACTCGGTGGTACGCATGAATCATGAGGGGGATGAATCCCATGTGGATTTGGAGGTCTTTTTCAATATGGTGATTGAGCGCGGCGAAGATGTAGCCGGTATATTGCAGTCTGGAAGGGAGGATCGGGTATGA
- a CDS encoding PilZ domain-containing protein produces MEKRKFSRTGFHTTGEILIDGKRIEVTINDLSLKGALFTSESDFSIGISVELLIHLSNSELSINTEGKIVHKEDSKYGIRFTSIDAESMIHLRSLMEYNTENYDKIGSELAFLFHEEGEEEY; encoded by the coding sequence ATGGAAAAAAGAAAATTTTCCCGCACAGGTTTTCACACAACTGGAGAGATCCTCATCGACGGCAAGCGTATTGAGGTGACAATAAACGACCTGTCCCTTAAAGGTGCGCTTTTTACCTCGGAAAGTGATTTTTCCATTGGTATCAGTGTGGAGCTGCTGATTCATCTTTCCAATTCAGAACTAAGCATAAACACCGAAGGAAAGATTGTACATAAAGAGGACAGCAAGTACGGCATACGTTTCACAAGCATAGACGCGGAGAGCATGATTCATTTGCGCAGCCTTATGGAATACAATACTGAAAATTATGATAAAATCGGCTCGGAACTGGCCTTTCTGTTCCATGAAGAGGGAGAAGAAGAGTACTAA
- the aat gene encoding leucyl/phenylalanyl-tRNA--protein transferase yields the protein MIPYLTVNDSFQFPDPSEAEVPGIVASGGNLSPGMLVSAYRQGIFPWFNEEDPILWWSPDPRFVLYPEQLHVSKSMNKIIKRRTFSVSFDTAFDQVIDCCAAKERPGQDGTWITRDMRDAYCVLHRLGIAHSAEAWQDGRLVGGLYGLSLGKIFFGESMFTHVPNASKTAFISLVRELSVRGVKLIDCQVYTHHLHSLGAEDIPRDRYLKELKALLEQAGMSGSWSNWVL from the coding sequence ATGATTCCCTATTTAACGGTCAACGACTCATTTCAGTTTCCCGATCCGTCAGAGGCCGAAGTGCCGGGCATTGTGGCCTCCGGCGGCAATCTTTCTCCGGGCATGCTGGTATCCGCCTACCGGCAGGGTATCTTTCCCTGGTTCAATGAGGAGGACCCCATTCTGTGGTGGAGTCCGGACCCCCGTTTTGTGCTGTATCCGGAGCAGCTGCATGTGTCAAAAAGCATGAACAAAATCATAAAGCGGAGAACCTTTTCTGTCAGCTTTGATACCGCCTTTGATCAGGTAATTGACTGCTGTGCCGCCAAAGAGCGGCCGGGACAGGACGGGACCTGGATTACCCGGGATATGCGTGATGCCTACTGTGTTCTGCATCGCCTTGGTATTGCCCATAGTGCCGAAGCCTGGCAGGATGGCCGGCTTGTCGGCGGACTCTACGGTCTCTCCCTGGGTAAGATCTTCTTCGGCGAATCAATGTTTACCCATGTTCCCAACGCATCCAAAACAGCTTTTATCAGCCTGGTACGGGAACTCTCCGTAAGGGGAGTCAAGCTGATCGACTGCCAGGTCTATACCCATCATCTGCATAGTCTCGGTGCCGAGGATATTCCCCGGGACCGCTACCTGAAGGAACTTAAGGCCCTGCTGGAACAAGCGGGAATGTCCGGTTCCTGGTCCAATTGGGTCTTATAA
- a CDS encoding DUF2807 domain-containing protein, with product MKKSSLLLTAGIVLAVLIIIVSLFLLRMNVGRDLKIVTGPKLGYSGERITIPLDTAGIRSLHFTGGWQIQLSQGSGTRGELSLPVEAQDMLRMSREGDVLYLSLGKNFTPGEEMPFLAELELESLAMFRVEGATDAELQGFRGKELELVFDGASNVTGNGLEMENLRLRTAGASNIDLSDSSFVNVELDLAGASNVEIHLDGGRLSGKIAGFGSVEYSGSISEQTVQTDGFAAIHRR from the coding sequence ATGAAAAAAAGCAGCTTACTGCTGACCGCGGGAATAGTCCTGGCAGTACTTATAATTATTGTTTCCCTGTTTCTGCTGAGGATGAATGTCGGCAGGGACCTGAAGATTGTTACAGGGCCAAAGCTCGGTTACAGTGGCGAGAGGATTACGATTCCGCTGGATACGGCCGGTATCCGTTCCCTGCACTTTACAGGAGGCTGGCAGATTCAGCTTAGCCAGGGATCAGGAACACGGGGAGAACTGAGCCTGCCCGTTGAGGCGCAGGATATGCTTCGGATGAGCCGGGAGGGTGATGTTCTGTACCTGAGCCTTGGAAAGAATTTTACTCCCGGGGAGGAAATGCCCTTTCTGGCTGAGTTGGAACTTGAAAGTTTGGCAATGTTCAGGGTTGAGGGAGCAACGGACGCTGAACTTCAGGGGTTCAGGGGTAAAGAGCTTGAGCTTGTTTTCGACGGAGCGTCAAACGTCACAGGAAACGGGCTTGAGATGGAAAACCTGAGACTGAGGACTGCAGGGGCTTCGAACATCGATCTTTCCGACAGCAGTTTTGTGAATGTGGAGCTGGATCTGGCGGGAGCTTCCAATGTGGAAATTCATCTGGATGGCGGGCGTTTAAGCGGAAAGATCGCAGGATTCGGTTCTGTTGAATACAGCGGAAGCATCTCGGAACAGACTGTCCAAACCGACGGATTCGCTGCGATCCATCGGCGTTAG
- a CDS encoding GntR family transcriptional regulator, translated as MRFDGPRSIFMQIRDYVGDMILNGEYPEGERIPSVRDMAAMMEVNPNTVLRSYGQLQDEGIIHNQRGLGYFVSSGARDKVLASRKENFLRHTLPDVFHAMEVLDIDFSEVREYYDEYRDKHAERSRRE; from the coding sequence ATGCGCTTTGATGGACCCCGAAGCATTTTCATGCAGATTCGGGACTATGTTGGAGATATGATCCTGAACGGTGAGTACCCGGAGGGAGAACGGATCCCGTCGGTGCGGGACATGGCCGCCATGATGGAGGTCAATCCAAATACCGTGCTCAGGAGCTACGGGCAGCTTCAGGATGAGGGGATAATCCATAATCAGCGGGGTTTGGGCTATTTCGTCAGTTCCGGGGCCCGGGACAAGGTTTTGGCCTCCCGGAAGGAAAACTTTCTGCGCCATACCCTTCCGGACGTTTTTCATGCCATGGAGGTGCTGGACATCGACTTCAGCGAGGTCCGGGAGTATTACGACGAGTACAGAGATAAACACGCAGAGCGGAGCCGGAGGGAATAA
- a CDS encoding PTS sugar transporter subunit IIA: MELYQLTEKRCCKLGLKAKTKDDVLQKLAELAQKSEKLKNLSRDDVYEALRKREEQGSTAFGGEIAIPHARLDEMDEFLVFFAVSPRGVDFDSLDKKKVKLIFVILGPSTAVNEHLQILAAISRIAGIQSIRNEIIKAPTETAMYEAFIRHSRAAAGEQSGRSRKMKLLILNLYIEDFFYNVLEFFIEEGIEGATIIESFGMGQFISNIPLFADFIGFMKADKNRSRTIMAMVPEDKINEVLEGIEEITGDMEKKQGAMVMVLDLSYHKGNMKMM, from the coding sequence ATGGAACTGTATCAACTGACAGAAAAGAGATGCTGTAAGCTTGGCCTGAAAGCTAAAACCAAGGATGATGTCCTGCAGAAGCTGGCTGAGCTGGCCCAGAAAAGTGAAAAACTGAAAAACCTTTCCCGGGACGACGTGTATGAAGCCCTGCGAAAGCGGGAGGAGCAGGGTTCCACGGCTTTCGGCGGCGAGATCGCGATTCCCCATGCCCGTCTCGATGAAATGGATGAGTTTCTGGTCTTTTTTGCCGTGTCCCCCAGGGGGGTGGATTTCGATTCCCTGGATAAGAAAAAGGTAAAACTCATTTTTGTCATCCTTGGACCCTCCACGGCGGTAAACGAACATCTGCAGATCCTTGCTGCGATTTCCCGTATTGCCGGTATTCAGTCAATCCGTAACGAGATAATCAAAGCCCCCACTGAGACGGCCATGTATGAGGCCTTTATTCGTCACAGCCGGGCGGCTGCCGGTGAGCAGAGCGGCAGGTCCCGGAAGATGAAGCTCCTGATTCTGAATCTCTACATTGAGGATTTTTTCTACAATGTACTCGAGTTTTTTATTGAGGAGGGGATTGAAGGAGCGACGATAATTGAATCCTTTGGTATGGGGCAGTTTATCTCCAACATACCTCTCTTTGCAGACTTTATTGGTTTCATGAAAGCCGACAAGAACCGCAGCCGTACCATCATGGCCATGGTTCCGGAGGATAAAATCAACGAAGTACTTGAAGGAATAGAAGAGATCACCGGGGATATGGAAAAGAAACAGGGCGCCATGGTTATGGTTCTGGACCTGAGCTATCATAAGGGGAACATGAAAATGATGTAG